The segment ACACCGTGAGCAACAATGTCGCTGCATGGTGTAATTAAAACTGCAGCAGCTCACTCTCTTTGGAAACAATGTGACAAATTAGACAAAAACTATGCAAATTGTTACGTTACTCGCTTATGATAGAACCGACAaaaagtttcaagcttaataGAATTTGATTGACTCACTGAATACTTGGTTACTTTTGTCTCTGGTTTTTTGCCTGCTTTTTTGCTCGTGGCACGGCATGGCATGGCATGACGTTACATTGTAAGCTTGCATTTGCCTGCCTATTTGTCATTTGCATGAAAAGCGTGCTGGGTTAAATGTTGTGATTTATGAGTTTATTGTCTGCGGTAATGAAATGATTATTATCAgtgttattaaataaatttattaatttatcgtAATTTGTCACTGATTTGGAACGTAGTTAGAGGGTATGGCAGGTTAGAAGCTACTGAGAattgattagaaaaaaaaaatctttttttttaattaattttatagacttgaaaactcataattttttttttatttcagatcacctgattgaaaaatttgacgagCCAGAAAACGCAATGACTAAAGTTGAGTTTGCGTTTTCTCATATTTATCTCATGGTTAATTTTTGGATATGTTCTGGATGCCaaacatcagaaaaaaaaacaaattttgaaatcaacTTCGAGTAaaactttcaataattttttttaggtctcATTACAACTCATTAATAGCAAAAACACGATTAACTGAAACAGAAATGCCAAACTGATGAGATGATGGACTATGACGATTAGTTCACAAAAATGGAATAGCTCTCAACGATAAGTCCGAAGTGCGATAAATTTGACAtacattttattagaaaatgcaAACTTCAACGATGCTCTTATTCTTGCAAGTAAcactgttttaaaaaaaatctaagtttCTAGTAAGGTCAGTAAGATCAGAGAATTGAAACCGACTGAAAcgaaatacattaaaaatgttataagaAAACATGAGCTACGGTCTTATGTCTCTGCAACAATTATGCAATTAGTTCTGATCAATATTATGGAAAgggttcaaaaaaatctttctctTACTCTAATGAGAACCATAAAAGGaagatcttttaaattttttatctcttatGGCAaatgctgaaatttttttaactatataaaatgtttaaacgaCAAAGCTTCAATATTAgcatttgatgaaatttttgaaaagactttcattaatttgttGGAATCGCAAAacgcaaattttttgttgcgtttttaaatctttattgTTTTGAAGAAATCGCCCAATcagctaattcaaatttttcaacactaaatcctgtttttttaaaaaactttaattggattgcaaatatttattctaatCGCCACACACACCCTCCCTCACGAAATATCACGAAACAACTTTTCTTGCAGCCTGACCATGGAAGGACAAGTTGACCAACGGATAAAGTAACAATACCTCTGAATAATGTACGAATAacttaaattagtttttgatgCGGttgaatgatttaattttataagaacattaaaagttgttattatgataaatgttacactcacacacaaatttttggaGAGATAAAGTTTGCTCGAGACACGTTTGCGTGCAACAAAAATCTCATAACGAAGGATTTTGCCCCAGCAAGTGCAtgcgaaaaatgtcaaaacttaaaacagaagaaaaatattaccgcaaaacaataaaatttaataaaataatatctctcgggataaatattttcatcatacGTTGGCAAATCTTGatcgcagcagcagcattgcattgctcaaaaatgcatttagGTGGTTTTGGTTCAGTAACTtttatgttgatttttcttatgTGTGTTGTCCATTTGTTTATATGTAGCAAGgctttttttctctgtaagttattattatttttctaaggTCTATCGCGTCTTATATAGTTGCTGCTGTGtgtttttgtatcaaattgcCACATTTGAATCTAAATTGTGTTTCAAACCATATCAatctcaaaagaattttttttcgctggcAAAATGTCCGTGCGACACAACATAATGCAACAATTTATGGAGTGACACAAGTGTTGAGTGAATTGTGAAATTGAGGTGAATGCATGAGAAAAGTTACTGTAAAGGTTTTTTGTTGATCCTGTGGtttctttgataaattaatatttaatttttttctatgaaataattagtttgagaaatatttaatttttattttcattcttttgattttttaattttattttttagaaaaaaaaaattatcaaatatttttgaataaaattttataaaatttaaaaaaaataattaataaataatttaatattttttttaattaaatatttttttctttcagaagtaaaaaaaaataaatctaataattaaataaaattaattaatatttttaatttaaaaaaaaaaaataattgatttaattttctaaatttaatatttaaaaaaaaaattctttagaagaattaaatgaaattaattaaaattaattttaaaaaaattaaaaaatatttttaaacaataaattttttaattaaaaaatattttttttattttaaaaaattaatcatcaaatttttttgaatttagaaaaaaattaggcaaaaataaaattaaaaaaattaattaatacatattttaataattttcaaataattaatttaattatttttttttctaataatttttttccttccgaagtaaaaaaattaaaaattaattaatatttttaattaaaaaaataaaattttttattttaattttaaaaaattaattatttagaattctttagaattaataaaaaaaaataaataaataaaatttaagaaaaaaaaatatttttataaataatttcaaattcaaatttttttaattaaaaaaattatcgaacaattttatttactaaaatacctgataaaaccaaaaatttagcaaaacttaaaatttgatttaaaacccATTATATCATAAATGAAAACAGCACTTTACCAACATCTAACCTACTAAACGTTCCACGAGAATTGAGCATGTCAGCACCAGCGATGGAATGTTCAaaaatgtcgtcgtcgtcgtcaagtCCAATCAAATGCATAAATATTTCGCTTTGCACGTTTAAACAATATGGCATAAAATAAATCAGTTAACAATAGAGCCATGAAAATGGGCGGGCATGGTTCAATGAATCCATAAAGTATCGCATACCGCACTCCATCTAATAAAAAGCATATTATGTTTATaataatacacaaaaaatgcatcacGGCATAACAACAAACGCATAcgtgtggcaaaaaaaatattttgcacgctcctttttgaattcaaataaaaaaaaaacacacaagaaTCGAGTAGACGCCGATTTtgcaatttaagaaattactCCAATTAATCTAATTAATACTTTGTtcaacatattattattattttatttatttttttagtattttctaatatttgtacaagtttttcgtacaaaaaaaaatacaatcgaTTGGAAACATTCTTTTATCGATCGCCGATTCGATTCAACACACCACACACACTCGCCATAATGTAATAATTAACTAATGCAATCCagattttgcaaaaatgtaaatgcaGCCAGCGGTTGCCAATTATTACATTACCAAAGTTTTGCATATATCCTCCAAACCAATTCAATTGTGTCCAGCTCGTTTACTCGTTATTCTATTGAAATTCCAgctaatggaaaatttttttttccatcaatgtTGTCGCCGCTTGTTTGTTATGGTTAGTCAATTGTGAAAAAGAgaccttatttaaaattaatatttcttaaagCGACGTGCGTTCttatatgcaatttttttccgataattgctcaataattttattgtaacgCGTACCCACGTCTCGACTTGTATTTTGATTTTggattacataaaaaatgcgaCATTTAGTAGTTAAAACCAATTGAAGGtcagaattattaaaatttattgttatttttgtttttattattacgagCAAGTGTCATGTCagtcaaaataatattgttgTTAGAGGACAAAAAATGTTGTGAATTTGTGAATGAAATATTCTTCCGGGTAGGGCAAATGCAAGAAatgcaaaatatataaagtatCCTACGCTCGattcttgagtttttttttgtacctcaTGCTGGTTAAATATCGTaggatttgtaaaaaaaaattagtaacgTAACGCTTTAATAATGTTGGAGGTTtctaagaacttttttttacttggctTCGTGAGGTTTTAATGAACTTGATTTGAaagtttgttaattaattcaaaactcttctgaattgataaaattaattcataaagattattcaaaaaaatttgttggttTTTCTGATATGAGTtaatgacttaaacttaagcttaaaaaaaggCTTCTAAAACTTAAACTTACAGTTTAATGAGagttattagaaaaaaataagcacattttaataaaaaaatttaaaacttttgaaaaatcttaacaaatatcttttttaaaattttcttgatctaaaaaaaaatttcgattcgaAATCCAATAGGTTTCAGATTGAGAAATAATTTGCATctatcaacaaaatttttggcaaaagtatgtcatttttttaattttgaaaaaaattttaaagattttgatttaaatcaattgaattaattagaaataacttttaaaatttttttgattagatttgGAAATCAAATCTTGATCTGATCTGTCACctcaaaaaagatcaaatctttttttgacaagcctaaaaaatttttttaacttacaatgctttttacttaaatttgagattgaaaactttttcaaaattcaatagttttagtagtttttggctttacgaaaaaattttggcaaaacatatcatttttttaaatttgtgctaagtaaaagtttttttttttcttaagccAATTCATTCAAATCTTTGGCTttcaatatattattttaaggttagaatttctttaaactttaagcaattttcaataaggtatcattttttgtttaaatttaatattatcgattgttaaaatttcgtcAATTTCAGATTTGTGTCTTAAAACTCGTTTTTTCTCGACAACAGACCATTTTGttgatgctttttttttgaatgacttGATGTTCTTCAAGGATCTTCTTGATCTTACCTTTgctaatttactaaaaaagaaattgaaagattacaaaaaaattagaacttaCCTTTGAGAATCTTCAGATCAGGCTTGTATGATCTAAATCAAaatcaagaataaaaaaatgatttgaattttttgaatttgcatcatcaatcaaaaattttttttcaaactctgaaattttttatcaaatttttatgatttgatttgatttgaaaattgatataaatcttaaaattaatttttatttgaaaatcaattttgatttaaaaaatttttaaaaaaatattttttttttgatttgaattaattttgatttaaatcaattttcaatttgatctgatgcatcaaaaaaaatcagatcaagatttaatttttgatttgattttcaaatctttCATTTAAATCATACAAGCCTGCTTCAGATTTATCCTGTATGATCTTCAGCTTTAGATTTGCTCTTAGGCTCATAagtctttagaaaaattatttaaaaagtcctaaacattttccaacaataaattaatggcTTTAGgccttaaaataattgatttaaaaaacttttttaaacaaaaataaaatcatgttACTTACCTCGATTTCGAACTGAATCTTCCTCCACATTTTAACcgcattttttaaacaaattcctACAATTAATAAGTTTCCCTTCTTTACGATCATTATCTTTTGAGGTCCTTCTTCTGTTGCAACCACTTGACTGCCTAATTAGCTGCGAATGCAACTCAATTATTGGCTCATTAAACAACAaagaaacgaattttttgattgacaaGTCACAACATACCCACTAATAACCATTAATTATTcggaattttttgtgcaagttcggaaatacatatttatcacttgataaaaatagtttttactcAAGAATTCCTCCGTATTATTACGGTTATTATTAAGGCATGTGTGTCGAAAGATGGATTGAATCGAGAGCGAAAGCAAGGTCATGGATTTTTACCTAGCTCTAATATACAACGCGCAATAATTGTaagttttaacattttaataataaaaatagtattaataataattgatatgTGTTCGTATGGCGGATCTCTCTACGCGTTGCGTTGCTGTTTTCGGTACTAAATCTCCGAACGTACGAAGTAATCGGGCGGTAATTGTAAGTACAagtgtaagtaaattttttttccatcgctGCATTGTACTGAAGCTGTACGGAAGACACGTACCCCTACTTACGGGGCTGTTTTAgtttaacacatttttgtgTGAGGTTTGTATTGCCGCACGTACTGTACAGTCGGAAAATGGCTCGACTATAAAATGTGAGTCCTATGCTGGTTTGAGGCACAGTTCGCAAACAGTCCTAGCCACTCTAGGAGGTTTCCTCAAGAAATAATTCaagcttgaataaaaaaaaaataaaatatccaaAATGAAATCAATTGTAAGTAgaattaaaagtgaatttcGTGAGtgataaatgattaaaaaaataaaagagaaaaaaaaaattaatagaagaaacataaaataataacaaaagaatGCAATCAATGATAACGTTATAAATTACAACATTAACTTGTGCAACTAGTCTAGCAAACCATAAATATACAAACTACTTACGCTCGAAATACCTAAAAGTTACTGAAGCGAGGAAGAAATAGTGCATGAAATCCATAAAcagcaaaaattgttgaaatatcgaagaaaaaaaaattgaagaaaaaattctttctgtTCTTTCAGATCTTCTTTGTAGCCACCATTGCCACGGTCTTGGCAGTTCCATACTACCCAGCACTCCAAGTGTACTCAAATGGAGCTGTAGCACCCGTTGAGACCCCCGAAGTTCAACATGAGAAGGCAAAACACTTTGCTGCCCATGCCGAAAGAGCCCATGGATATGCCCCAATTGCTCACTATGCTGCTCCTCATGCCTATGGATATCACGTCCCTGTCATCCACAACGGTAAGTAAAGTAAAGCTTTTGGTAATCTAACAGCTGCTTCCCTTTACTAAAACTCACCTAAGTACCTACGTAGAATTTGCACCAACGTGAAATTCCTcacgtttgaaaaaattaaaaaaaaaacttagaatGCTTTGCTTACCTCTAAAAAATTGCACCGTCTTTGAATAGGCGTCCCAGTTGACACACCCGAAGTGCAACATGCCAAAGCTGCTCACTTCGCTGCCTATGCCAAGGCTGCTGCTGGACTCC is part of the Culicoides brevitarsis isolate CSIRO-B50_1 chromosome 3, AGI_CSIRO_Cbre_v1, whole genome shotgun sequence genome and harbors:
- the LOC134833727 gene encoding cuticle protein 18.7 isoform X2 yields the protein MKSIIFFVATIATVLAVPYYPALQVYSNGAVAPVETPEVQHEKAKHFAAHAERAHGYAPIAHYAAPHAYGYHVPVIHNGVPVDTPEVQHAKAAHFAAYAKAAAGLPVHAHTYAAGHYHVPVIVNGVPVDTPEVQHAKAAHFAAVAKAGGHAAAHYDHAPYYHGDDGSYKPDHNGY